GGCTTCGCGAACGAGATGGCCGCCGACCGCGCCCGCGTCGTCGTGCTCGCGGTGCCGCCGTATCACGCCGGTGACACCGTCTCCGCGGTCGCGGACTCGCTGTCGGAGGGCGACATCCTCGTCTCCCCCGCGACGGGGATCAAGCGCGACGACGACGGCTTCCACTACCACCGCCCCGGTGCCGGCTCGGTCACCAAACTGGTCGCCGACGCCGCCCCCGAGGGCGTCCACGTCGTGGGCGCGTTCCACAACCTCGCGGCCGGCCGCCTCGCGGACCTCGACGCGGAGCTGGGGGTCGACACGCTCGTCGTGGGCGACGACCCCGACGCGAACGACATCGTGACGCGGCTCGCCGAGGAGATCGAGGGACTGCGGGCGCTCGACGCCGGCGGGATCGCCAACGCCCCCGAGATCGAAGCGCTGACGCCGCTTCTGATCAACGTCGCCCAGCACAACGACGGGATGCACGATCTCGGCGTACGGTTCCGGTGAGTCGGTCCACCGCACGTCGCTCGCGGGCGCCCTGACCGACGGCTTTTTTATACCGTGACCTGGCGGACGGCGTTCTCGATGGAAACGGCCTGACGACGGGGACGAGCGGCTTCACCGTCGGCCGACCGGGTGAGCCCCAATACTTAATCCGCAGAGCCGAGAATCATCTTGATTAATGACGAGGGATCTGACACCGTCGACGACGGCAGCGAACGGGAACCCCGGCAGCGAGATCGCTCCGGCGGGGTGGTGGCGATGAGCACCGGACTCGTCTGGGACGAGTGGTATATGTGGCACGACACGGGTAGTGCCGCGGCGTTTCTCCCGGCCGGGGGGCCGATCCAGCCCGACACGCACGCCGAGAACCCGGAACCGAAGCGCCGGTTGCACAACCTCCTCGACGTGAGCGGCGTGCTCGACAGCCTCGTCTCGATCGATCCGCGGCCGGCGACCCGTGAGGAACTGCTCCGGTTCCACACGCCCGACTACGTCGACGAGGTCGCCGAGCAGAGCGAGGGGACCGGCGGCGACGCGGGTGAACTCACGCCGTTCGGTCCGGACAGTTACGAGATCGCTCGGCTGGCGGCCGGCGGGGTGATAGCGGCGACGGACGCCGTCGTCGAAGGAGCGGTCGACAACGCCTACGCGCTCGTCCGCCCGCCGGGCCACCACGCCGAGGCCGACGTGGGGCGCGGGTTCTGTCTGTTCGGGAACATCGCGGTCGCCGCGATGCACGCCCAGGCCGAACACGACATCGACCGGATCGCCGTCGTCGACTTCGACGTCCACCACGGCAACGGCACGCAGAAGGCGTTCTGGGACGACCCGAGCGTCCTGCCGATCTCGATCCACCAGGACAACTTCTACCCGCCCGGGGAGGGCGCGGTCGACGAGGTCGGCGAGGGTGACGGCCACGGCTACACCGTCAACGTCCCGCTGCCGCCCGGATCGGGCGTCGGCGCGTACGAGACGACGTTCGAACGGGTCGTGTTGCCCGCGCTGGACGCGTTCGAACCGGACCTCGTCTACCTCGGGGCGGGCGTCGACAGCGGCGCGATCGACCCGCTGGGGCGCATGATGCTCCACTCCGACGGCTACCGGGAGCTGACCGGACTGCTGCTCGACGCGGCCGAAGAGCACTGCGACGGGCGGCTCGTCGCCGCCCACGAGGGCGGCTATTCGAGCGCCTACGCGCCGTTTTCCGGACTGGCGATAATCGAGGAACTCCGTGGGGAGACGAGCGACGTCGAGGACCCGTTCATGCCGATCTTCGGCGAACTCGGCTACCAGGAGCTACAGCCGCACCAGGAAGCCGTGATCGACGACGCCGCCGGCAACCTCGACATCGCGCTTCGGTAGGGGTGGGTCAGAAGCGCGCTTCGAGTTCGTCGCGGAGGTCGTCCACGTCAAGCTCTTTCGTCGACAACAGCACCAGCAGGTGGTAGACGAAGTCGGCCGACTCGTGCAACAGCTCCGCGTCGTCGTCGTCCTTCGCCGCCAGCACGATCTCGGTCGACTCCTCGCCGAGCTTCTCCAAGACAGCGTTCTCCCCCTTCTCGTGGGTGAACAGTGAGGCGGTGTACGACCCCTCGGGGAGGTCGCGCTTGCGGGCCTCGATCGTCGCGAACAGGGAGTCGAGGACGTCCGCGGTATCGTGGTCCGCGGCGTCGGGCGTCTCCCCACCGTCGGCGTCGACAGCGGAGTCACCGGCAGGGTCAGCGTCGTCGCTCATGCACGGACCGAACCCGCCGAGAAGCGAAAAGCCTGCGTCTTCGATCGGGCGTTCAGTCGGACAGCTCCGCCGGGGTCGACTCGAAGAAGGCCAGCCGGTGGAGGCGAACGTCGTCGGTGAGTTCGGGGTGGAACGACGTCCCGACGACGGGGCCGTCGCGGACGGCGACCGGGCGACCGTCCCACTCGGCGAGCACCTCGACGTCGGGACCGACGTCGTCGATGAGGGGCGCGCGGATGAACACCGCGGGGAACGGGTCGTCGAGCCCGTCGACGTCGATCGGTGCCTCGAAGCTGTCGATCTGGCGGCCGAAGGCGTTGCGGTCGACGGTCACGTCGAGGAGATCGAGCGGCTCGACCCGGTCGTCCTTCGCGTCGCGCGAGGCGACGATGAGCCCCGCACACGTCGCCAGGACGGGTTTGCCGGCGGCGACGTGCCGTTCGATCTCGGCCGCGATTCCCTCCTGGTGGAGGAGTCGGGAGATGGTCGTCGACTCGCCGCCGGGCATGAGCAACACGTCGCAGTCGGGGACGGTTCCCGACTGCCTGATCTCGGAGACCGTCGCCTCGGTGCCGTGGGCCGCCGCGGCGCGTTCGATCGCGTCCGCGTGTTCCGAGACGTCGCCCTGAACGGCGATGACGCCCGCGTGTAACATATAGAACCGCTCGGTGGCGGATTCATAAAAAGGGCGCGTCACGCGTCGAACGGTGGGCAATCGTCCAGTCGCACGCAGCCGTATCGGTGAAGAGAACGAACCGGGACGA
This Salinigranum marinum DNA region includes the following protein-coding sequences:
- the npdG gene encoding NADPH-dependent F420 reductase, yielding MRIALLGGTGDIGQGLALRWAYDTDHEILVGSRDPDRAREKVEEYLTELDSRGVESNMKGFANEMAADRARVVVLAVPPYHAGDTVSAVADSLSEGDILVSPATGIKRDDDGFHYHRPGAGSVTKLVADAAPEGVHVVGAFHNLAAGRLADLDAELGVDTLVVGDDPDANDIVTRLAEEIEGLRALDAGGIANAPEIEALTPLLINVAQHNDGMHDLGVRFR
- a CDS encoding class II histone deacetylase gives rise to the protein MSTGLVWDEWYMWHDTGSAAAFLPAGGPIQPDTHAENPEPKRRLHNLLDVSGVLDSLVSIDPRPATREELLRFHTPDYVDEVAEQSEGTGGDAGELTPFGPDSYEIARLAAGGVIAATDAVVEGAVDNAYALVRPPGHHAEADVGRGFCLFGNIAVAAMHAQAEHDIDRIAVVDFDVHHGNGTQKAFWDDPSVLPISIHQDNFYPPGEGAVDEVGEGDGHGYTVNVPLPPGSGVGAYETTFERVVLPALDAFEPDLVYLGAGVDSGAIDPLGRMMLHSDGYRELTGLLLDAAEEHCDGRLVAAHEGGYSSAYAPFSGLAIIEELRGETSDVEDPFMPIFGELGYQELQPHQEAVIDDAAGNLDIALR
- the hisE gene encoding phosphoribosyl-ATP diphosphatase — protein: MSDDADPAGDSAVDADGGETPDAADHDTADVLDSLFATIEARKRDLPEGSYTASLFTHEKGENAVLEKLGEESTEIVLAAKDDDDAELLHESADFVYHLLVLLSTKELDVDDLRDELEARF
- the pdxT gene encoding pyridoxal 5'-phosphate synthase glutaminase subunit PdxT, which gives rise to MLHAGVIAVQGDVSEHADAIERAAAAHGTEATVSEIRQSGTVPDCDVLLMPGGESTTISRLLHQEGIAAEIERHVAAGKPVLATCAGLIVASRDAKDDRVEPLDLLDVTVDRNAFGRQIDSFEAPIDVDGLDDPFPAVFIRAPLIDDVGPDVEVLAEWDGRPVAVRDGPVVGTSFHPELTDDVRLHRLAFFESTPAELSD